From the genome of Leifsonia sp. 1010:
GGCCAGCAGCGTCCGGAGCACCGGGTCGACGCTCTGTACGAGGTCGAGCACCCAGGTCAGCGCGTCGTTCATGTCGTCCCTCCGGGCAGCGGCATAGCGGAAGCGTAGCGGCGCGGCCTGACCCGTTGCTGGATCGAGCGGATGCGCTCAGCTGACGAGCACGACCACCGGCGGCACGACGACGAGCAGCACCGTCGCCACCACCACGGTCGCGCGCAGCACGGGCCCGACGGTCCGGCGGCCGTCGGCAAGGCGCTCCTCGCGGGCGACGAGGGCGGCCCGCCGCTGCTCCGGCGTCCGGCGGTCCTTCGGGGCGCCGAGCACGGCGCCCGCCTGCCCCGTCTCGTCGACGAGCCGGATCGCCCCCGCGAGCACGCGGTCTCCCGCCTCATGGCGAGCGGTGTCGTCGGCGAGCATCTCCAGGAGCAGCGCGACGGCGTCCTGCGCCCGGGTGGCGATGGGGAACCAGGGGAGGGCGCGCTTCCAGGAGCGGAACGCATCCAGCAGCAGGTGGTGCTTCTGCCGCAGGTGCGCGCGCTCGTGGGCGACCACCGCATCCAGCTGGTCGGGGGAGAGCAGCGCGATCATGCCCTCGGAGAGCACGGTGACGCTGCGCGCACCCGGCAGGCAGTACGCGGCGGGCGCCGGATGGTCGATCACCCGGGTGGTCGGGGCGTCCGGCAGGGGAGAGGAGAGCAGCCGCAGCAGCTCCATGTGCCGGTGGCGCTGGTTGCGGCTGCGCACCGCGGTGAGTGCGAGGTTCAGCAGGAGGTGGGCTGTCAGCAGCACGGCCGCGCTCAGCAGGAACGCGTTGAGGAGGCTGGCGTCCGGCGGCAGCGGTCCGTGGAACAGCGAGGAGGCCGCTCCACCGATGCGCGACCACAGGTTGTCGCCGAACGGCTGCAGCCCCGCCAGGAGCAGCGAGCCGATCATCGAGATGCCTCCCGCGAGGGCGACCGACTGCCAGAGGGCGACGGCC
Proteins encoded in this window:
- a CDS encoding M56 family metallopeptidase encodes the protein MSSDPAAGLTGAIFLGALAIALAWPVPLLLARAKWPSAAPVLAVALWQSVALAGGISMIGSLLLAGLQPFGDNLWSRIGGAASSLFHGPLPPDASLLNAFLLSAAVLLTAHLLLNLALTAVRSRNQRHRHMELLRLLSSPLPDAPTTRVIDHPAPAAYCLPGARSVTVLSEGMIALLSPDQLDAVVAHERAHLRQKHHLLLDAFRSWKRALPWFPIATRAQDAVALLLEMLADDTARHEAGDRVLAGAIRLVDETGQAGAVLGAPKDRRTPEQRRAALVAREERLADGRRTVGPVLRATVVVATVLLVVVPPVVVLVS